One genomic segment of Plasmodium vinckei vinckei genome assembly, chromosome: PVVCY_03 includes these proteins:
- a CDS encoding PIR protein CIR protein: MDINACGTFRELDALFIKYMGNENEFNNEYGSYNEYCPVKNGLRKCENDYEKLTAISGYAYKEFLQNDNIDLESENDLSADFLVMGLCDILYKLSKDPNISLKDSFEKYLGKPIGSFNYWNILRNKKYFIGSNIGIMNGFYLLFKEMCETINTYEKPGVQQYQYVNGATQCYIMYEKLYNVVSRCGPYLRLLDHFKTIYNGFIDAAIKYNNYDESLRSKLIKLSSIDTTKLGYEFNSKGCQKLHNKLAQTTPKIITLATKMLKDGGKRMNDEGSQSAEDNDDEDDDNLDLDEEEDGFELDEEEDDFELDDDLQNTLQETPPAPAPGAQQHTQSALEPAKPVSTPSGTSSSMPGNGSDTTGSKDKIVDGTQSQENTKGSEQTDTSGGTENKANLKNDPSTHLLTSDTNQGNSNDGLVGGTGDTNKGALNIGDGQDDKGGQVGGSNGDQVNQRSLGSSGDGSGSDPVEKGSQSMSGDPVDTGQSFFRITLKGIDKLNTGFKFFEKHKKKIVEAKETINNLYNTSMSNIKTAYDNSRKILNSIIDNISNQPEKVNMPSTLDGNKLGSGGTGAGPPTPNNLPTPQKDSPQSPPGTPHNLKEQTSGPQLPQGPSGKQNSDQNDQGGSKLPVICPVVKPGNPGAEVKGNGATGMGDIYVLKEYKQIGISIIVLLIPIALGIMYKYLSYGWRKELKKKKTMKKVINSIGGKRPMQIIITSSSHKKQTKKSINSVHRKKPPLLNIYKLVQADPIPFINLFFLLIFFVYKRKDNFLEL; this comes from the exons ATGGACATAAACGcg TGTGGTACATTTCGTGAACTTGATGCActttttatcaaatatatgGGCAATGAGAACGAATTTAACAATGAATATGGATCATATAATGAGTATTGCCCTGTAAAAAATGGGCTTAGAAAATGTGAAAATGATTATGAAAAACTGACCGCAATTTCTGGATATGCATATAAGGAATTTTTgcaaaatgataatatcgATCTAGAAAGTGAAAATGACCTAAGTGCTGATTTTTTGGTCATGGGATTGTgtgatatattatataaactaTCAAAAGATCCAAATATATCTCTAAAAGATTCATTTGAGAAATATTTAGGTAAACCTATAGGTAGTTTTAATTATTGGAACATCTTACGtaataaaaagtattttATTGGTTCTAACATTGGTATTATGAATGGgttttatcttttatttaagGAAATGTGCGAAACAATTAATACATATGAAAAACCTGGTGTACAACAATACCAATACGTAAACGGTGCTACTCAATGCTATATTATGTATGAAAAACTTTATAATGTTGTTAGTCGGTGTGGTCCGTATCTTCGATTATTGGAtcattttaaaacaatatataatggGTTTATCGATGCTGCTATTAAATACAATAACTACGACGAATCCTTACGTAGTAAGCTTATAAAACTTTCATCGATAGATACAACCAAGCTTGGATATGAATTCAATAGTAAAGGATGCCAAAAGCTGCATAATAAGTTAGCTCAAACAACTccaaaaattataacacTAGCAACTAAAATGTTAAAGGATGGTGGAAAAAGAATGAACGATGAAGGATCTCAAAGTGCAGAAGATAATGATGATGAAGATGATGACAATTTAGATTTagatgaagaagaagatgGTTTTGAACTagatgaagaagaagatgATTTTGAATTAGATGATGATTTGCAAAATACCCTCCAAGAAACACCACCAGCACCTGCACCAGGGGCACAACAACATACACAATCAGCATTAGAACCTGCAAAACCAGTATCTACACCATCTGGAACATCATCAAGCATGCCTGGCAATGGAAGTGATACAACAGGAAgtaaagataaaatagTAGACGGTACCCAAAGCCAAGAAAATACTAAAGGGAGTGAACAAACAGATACAAGTGGTGGCACAGAAAATAAAGCGAATCTCAAAAACGATCCAAGTACTCATCTCTTAACTTCAGATACCAATCAAGGAAATTCAAATGATGGATTGGTTGGTGGGACAGGAGATACAAATAAGGGAGCATTAAATATAGGTGATGGGCAAGATGATAAAGGAGGGCAAGTAGGTGGATCAAATGGTGATCAAGTAAATCAAAGAAGTTTAGGGAGTTCAGGAGATGGATCAGGCAGTGATCCAGTAGAAAAAGGATCTCAAAGTATGTCAGGGGATCCTGTTGATACTGGGCAATCCTTTTTTAGGATCACATTAAAAGGCATAGACAAATTAAATACTGGTTTCAAGTTTTTTGAAAAacataagaaaaaaattgtagaGGCCAAAGAaactattaataatttatataatacatctatgtctaatataaaaactgCTTACGATAACTCTaggaaaattttaaatagcattattgataatataagtAATCAACCTGAAAAAGTAAACATGCCTTCTACATTAGATGGTAATAAATTAGGATCAGGCGGCACAGGGGCCGGGCCACCCACACCTAATAACTTACCAACGCCTCAAAAAGATTCTCCTCAAAGTCCGCCAGGAACGCCACACAATCTTAAGGAGCAAACTAGCGGGCCCCAATTGCCTCAGGGCCCATCTGGAAAACAAAATTCTGATCAAAACGATCAAGGAGGATCTAAATTACCAGTGATATGTCCAGTGGTTAAACCAGGAAATCCAGGAGCTGAAGTAAAAGGAAATGGAGCAACAGGAATGGgtgatatatatgtactCAAAGAATACAAACAAATTGGAATTTCAATTATAGTTCTTTTAATACCCATTGCTTTGGGTATTATGTATaag TATTTGTCATATGGATGGAGAAAAGaattgaagaaaaaaaaaaccatGAAAAAGGTTATAAATTCAATTGGAGGAAAAAGACCGatgcaaataattataactTCATCGAGtcataaaaaacaaactaAAAAATCTATAAATTCCGTTCATAGGAAAAAACCtccattattaaatatatacaaacttGTGCAGGCTGATCCTAtaccatttattaatttattttttttgttaattttttttgtctataaaagaaaagacaattttttggaattataa